A region of Rhodamnia argentea isolate NSW1041297 chromosome 9, ASM2092103v1, whole genome shotgun sequence DNA encodes the following proteins:
- the LOC115737062 gene encoding (S)-ureidoglycine aminohydrolase: MKHHPFACSGSSQPLKIFLVTLSLFRVALSGDGFCAAPTIIKETPNSESRPLYWKVTSPTLSPSHLQDLPGFTRSIYRTEHALITPESQVFSPLPDWTNTLAAYLITPAMGSHFVMYLAKMQENSRSGLPPCDIERFIFVVQGTVSLAMSSKSQQLMVDSYAYLPPNVEHSLSSDAPATVVVFERRYASLDSHVPEVIVGSTDKQPLLETPGEVFELRKLLPTSVAYDFNIHIMDFQPGEFLNVKEVHYNQHGLLLLEGQGIYRLGDSWYPVQAGDVIWMAPFVPQWYAALGKTRSRYLLYKDVNRNPL; the protein is encoded by the exons ATGAAGCATCATCCCTTTGCTTGTTCAGGATCGTCACAGCCTCTGAAAATCTTCCTCGTCACCCTCA GTCTATTCAGAGTTGCCTTGAGTGGAGATGGGTTTTGCGCCGCGCCTACAATCATCAAAGAAACTCCGAACTCGGAGTCGAGGCCCTTGTACTGGAAAGTGACGAGTCCTACACTGTCCCCTTCTCACCTTCAAG ATTTGCCGGGATTCACCAGAAGTATTTACAGAACAGAACATGCTCTAATAACACCAGAAAGTCAAGTATTCAGCCCTCTACCTGATTG GACTAACACATTGGCAGCATACTTAATAACACCAGCAATGGGTTCACATTTCGTCATGTATCTAGCGAAAATGCAAG aaaattcaagatcaGGACTTCCTCCTTGTGACATAGAAAG GTTCATATTCGTGGTGCAGGGTACCGTATCTCTCGCGATGTCCAGCAAGAGCCAACAGCTGATG GTTGATTCATATGCTTATCTCCCTCCAAATGTTGAACATTCTCTTAGTTCCGATGCCCCTGCTACTGTGGTGGTCTTTGAACGAAG ATATGCCTCTCTGGACAGTCATGTCCCCGAGGTGATTGTTGGTTCAACAGACAAGCAGCCACTTCTGGAAACTCCAGGAGAG GTTTTTGAACTTAGGAAGCTTCTTCCTACCTCCGTTGCTTATGACTTCAATATTCAC ATCATGGATTTTCAACCTGGTGAATTCCTTAATgtgaag GAGGTCCACTACAATCAACATGGTTTGCTGCTTTTGGAGGGACAGGGCATTTATCGTCTAGGCGACAGCTG GTACCCAGTTCAAGCAGGCGATGTCATTTGGATGGCACCATTTGTGCCTCAATG GTATGCTGCGCTCGGTAAAACCAGGAGCCGGTATCTTCTGTACAAAGATGTCAACAGAAATCCTCTCTAG